In the Quercus lobata isolate SW786 chromosome 5, ValleyOak3.0 Primary Assembly, whole genome shotgun sequence genome, one interval contains:
- the LOC115988717 gene encoding glucose-6-phosphate/phosphate translocator 2, chloroplastic-like — protein MISSVKLTASSFTNQKLPLPKPQYFLQPTSQNVKQNLIINHSFSCQKPFYISSIENFSLLKKTEQRGTECKAYEADQSRPLEINIDLPDEQARLEAAQRLRIGIYFATWWALNVVFNIYNKKVLNAFPYPWLTSTLSLATGSLMMLISWATRIADAPNTDLEFWKTLFPVAVAHTIGHVAATVSMSKVAVSFTHIIKSGEPAFSVLVSRFLLGETFPVPVYLSLLPIIGGCALAAVTELNFNMTGFMGAMISNLAFVFRNIFSKKGMKGKSVSGMNYYACLSILSLLILTPFAIAVEGPKMWAAGWENAISQIGPHFIWWVAAQSVFYHLYNQVSYMSLDQISPLTFSIGNTMKRISVIVSSILIFHTPVQPINALGAAIAILGTFLYSQAKL, from the exons ATGATCTCTTCAGTGAAGCTCACAGCCTCGTCCTTCACAAACCAAAAGCTTCCTCTTCCGAAGcctcaatattttttacaacccACTTCTCAAAATGTCAAACAGAACCTTATTATTAACCATTCCTTCTCTTGTCAGAAGCCATTTTACATTTCATCCATTGAGAATTTCTCATTGCTAAAGAAAACAGAGCAGCGTGGAACAGAGTGCAAGGCCTACGAAGCTGACCAGTCTCGGCCGCTGGAGATTAATATTGATCTCCCAGACGAGCAGGCTCGGTTGGAGGCGGCTCAAAGGCTCAGAATTGGTATATATTTCGCCACCTGGTGGGCTTTGAATGTGGTTTTCAACATATACAACAAGAAGGTTTTGAATGCTTTTCCTTACCCCTGGCTCACTTCGACGCTCTCACTCGCAACTGGGTCGCTCATGATGCTGATCTCGTGGGCCACAAGGATCGCTGATGCTCCGAATACCGATTTGGAGTTCTGGAAGACTCTTTTCCCT GTTGCAGTGGCGCATACAATTGGACATGTAGCAGCGACTGTGAGCATGTCGAAAGTTGCAGTTTCTTTCACCCACATTATCAAAAGCGGTGAGCCTGCTTTCAGTGTCTTGGTTTCAAGGTTTTTGTTAGGTGAGACGTTTCCGGTGCCGGTTTATTTGTCACTCCTGCCAATTATCGGAGGATGTGCGCTTGCTGCTGTGACAGAGCTCAACTTCAATATGACTG GGTTTATGGGGGCTATGATATCGAATTTGGCATTTGTGTTTCGGAACATATTCTCAAAGAAAGGGATGAAGGGGAAGTCTGTTAGTGGGATGAACTACTATGCATGTCTATCTATATTGTCTCTATTGATTCTTACACCTTTTGCCATTGCCGTGGAGGGCCCTAAGATGTGGGCTGCTGGCTGGGAAAATGCCATCTCTCAGATTGGACCACATTTCATATG GTGGGTTGCAGCCCAAAGTGTCTTCTATCACTTGTATAACCAAGTTTCATATATGTCTCTCGATCAGATTTCTCCCTTGACATTTAGCATAGGAAACACGATGAAGCGGATATCTGTCATAGTCTCCTCTATCCTAATATTCCACACACCTGTCCAACCCATCAATGCTCTTGGAGCTGCTATCGCAATTCTTGGCACCTTCCTCTATTCACAG GCAAAGCTGTGA